In Thermoplasmata archaeon, one genomic interval encodes:
- the gatD gene encoding Glu-tRNA(Gln) amidotransferase subunit GatD yields MEYPPRIRALLDRAKADQGDTVRVGARRESYEGVLMPHTSFSGEDILTLKLGSGYNIGIAAEDVEAVEVIAKHAPHEVERRLPPASAAKPTVAVLGTGGTIASYVDYRTGAVHPAVTAEELVFSVPELLDVCNVKARVIYSIYSEDLKPENWQHLAEETAKELNAGAAGILIPHGTDTLHFTAAALAFMLRDLTGPVVVVGSQRSSDRPSSDAASNLLCGARVATAAFGEVVGVMHAETSDSFDWIHRGTKVRKMHASRRDAFRSMNATPLGTVRPEGPVDITEPVQPRAKGPVTVDSKLDLDVALVHFYPGMKTAVLENCLKASHGVVLAGTGLGHVSHDLLPAIHRATRDGIPVVMTTQTLQGRVSMRVYDTGRDLIKAGVISGEDILPEVAYVKLMWVLGHTKDPADVAKAMATNVAGEINPRIGLDEFSE; encoded by the coding sequence ATGGAGTATCCCCCGCGCATCCGCGCCCTCCTGGACCGAGCGAAGGCGGACCAAGGGGACACGGTCCGCGTTGGGGCGCGGCGCGAATCGTACGAGGGCGTCCTCATGCCCCACACCTCGTTCAGCGGCGAGGACATCCTCACCCTGAAGCTCGGCAGCGGCTACAACATCGGGATCGCGGCGGAGGACGTCGAAGCCGTCGAGGTCATCGCGAAGCACGCACCCCACGAGGTGGAACGGCGCCTGCCGCCCGCCTCGGCGGCGAAGCCGACCGTCGCGGTCCTGGGGACGGGCGGCACGATCGCCTCCTACGTGGACTATCGGACCGGCGCCGTCCACCCGGCCGTCACGGCGGAGGAACTCGTCTTCTCGGTGCCGGAACTCCTCGACGTCTGCAACGTCAAGGCGCGCGTGATCTACAGCATCTACAGCGAGGACCTGAAGCCCGAGAACTGGCAGCACCTGGCCGAGGAGACCGCGAAGGAGCTGAACGCGGGTGCGGCGGGCATCCTGATCCCCCACGGCACGGACACGCTCCACTTCACGGCGGCGGCCCTCGCCTTCATGCTCCGGGACCTGACCGGCCCCGTGGTCGTCGTCGGCTCCCAGCGCTCCTCGGACCGGCCGTCCTCCGACGCGGCGTCCAACCTCCTGTGCGGGGCGCGGGTAGCGACCGCGGCGTTCGGCGAGGTCGTCGGCGTGATGCACGCGGAGACGTCCGACTCGTTCGACTGGATCCACCGAGGCACCAAGGTGCGGAAGATGCATGCGTCGCGGCGGGACGCCTTCCGCTCCATGAACGCGACCCCCCTGGGCACGGTCCGCCCGGAGGGCCCCGTCGACATCACGGAGCCCGTCCAGCCGCGGGCCAAAGGGCCCGTGACCGTGGACAGCAAGCTCGACCTCGACGTTGCGCTCGTCCACTTCTATCCGGGGATGAAGACCGCGGTCCTCGAGAACTGTCTGAAGGCATCCCACGGGGTCGTCCTCGCGGGGACGGGGCTGGGGCATGTGTCGCACGACCTCTTGCCGGCCATCCACCGCGCGACGCGGGACGGCATCCCCGTCGTGATGACGACCCAGACCCTCCAGGGCCGGGTGTCCATGCGCGTGTACGACACCGGGCGCGACCTAATCAAGGCGGGTGTGATCAGCGGCGAGGACATCCTCCCTGAGGTGGCCTACGTCAAGCTCATGTGGGTCCTCGGGCACACGAAGGACCCCGCGGACGTGGCGAAGGCCATGGCGACGAACGTGGCGGGGGAGATTAACCCGAGGATCGGGCTGGACGAGTTCTCCGAGTAG
- a CDS encoding RNA repair domain-containing protein: protein MAPTAREVLNELRWRSPDRLGEAVLWYRDRMRPEGARVIRGSDIVDLERRYFTTASEGRLPYYKIERIEVAGRAIFVRPAR, encoded by the coding sequence ATGGCGCCGACGGCCCGCGAGGTCCTCAACGAGCTGCGTTGGCGCTCTCCCGATCGTCTCGGGGAAGCGGTCCTCTGGTACCGGGATCGCATGCGGCCCGAGGGCGCGCGGGTCATCCGCGGCTCCGACATCGTGGACCTCGAGCGCAGGTACTTCACCACGGCGAGCGAGGGGCGCCTCCCCTACTACAAGATCGAGCGGATCGAGGTCGCGGGCCGGGCGATCTTCGTCCGACCGGCGCGATGA
- a CDS encoding lactate/malate dehydrogenase family protein, which yields MAIRLKVGIVGVGKLGGEIAFAVARDGTWDDIVLYDVVGDLAWAQAEDIRSGIAERSDTVVRAGTLEDLADSQVVLLVAGQGRKPGMTRLDLLHANAPLVRDLSRQIVKVAPHATLVVLTNPVDVLTTIAWEASGLARDRVLGSGALLDSVRLRCILADRFKVRPSQVEAFVLGEHGERAVPLYSRVRIQGRSVELSPADKAAILEELRGLSTKIIQGKGGTAYGPAGATASLLHALVSPRPSTAPASVVLHGEYGVQDLALGVPAVVGKGHLLRVEEWPLPPEEQQALDAAAHDLGEFAQDASVLLGLAVRHTTLDRFGKPAAR from the coding sequence GTGGCGATCCGGTTGAAGGTGGGCATCGTCGGCGTGGGCAAGCTCGGCGGCGAGATCGCCTTCGCCGTCGCCCGCGACGGCACGTGGGATGACATCGTCCTCTATGACGTCGTTGGGGACCTGGCGTGGGCTCAGGCCGAGGACATCCGGAGCGGGATCGCGGAACGATCCGACACCGTCGTGCGCGCGGGAACCCTGGAGGACCTGGCGGATTCCCAGGTCGTGCTCCTCGTCGCGGGGCAGGGCCGTAAGCCCGGGATGACGCGGCTCGACCTGCTCCACGCGAACGCGCCCCTCGTGCGGGACCTGAGCCGGCAGATCGTGAAGGTGGCGCCCCACGCCACCCTCGTGGTCCTGACGAACCCGGTCGACGTCCTCACCACGATCGCCTGGGAGGCCTCCGGGCTGGCGCGCGACCGCGTCCTCGGCTCGGGCGCTCTCCTCGACTCCGTGCGACTCCGGTGCATCCTCGCGGACCGCTTCAAGGTGAGGCCCTCCCAGGTCGAGGCCTTCGTCCTCGGCGAACACGGCGAGCGCGCCGTGCCCCTGTACAGCCGCGTGCGCATCCAAGGGAGGTCCGTGGAGCTGAGTCCCGCGGACAAGGCCGCCATCTTGGAGGAGCTCCGCGGTCTCAGCACGAAGATCATCCAGGGGAAGGGCGGGACCGCCTACGGTCCGGCCGGCGCGACGGCGAGCCTCCTCCATGCGTTGGTGTCCCCGCGCCCGTCCACGGCTCCCGCCTCGGTGGTCCTCCATGGGGAATATGGGGTCCAAGATCTCGCGCTCGGCGTTCCCGCCGTCGTCGGCAAAGGCCACTTGCTCCGGGTCGAGGAGTGGCCCCTGCCGCCCGAAGAGCAACAAGCCCTCGACGCCGCAGCGCACGACCTCGGCGAGTTCGCGCAGGACGCGAGCGTCCTGCTCGGCCTGGCCGTGCGCCACACGACCCTGGACCGGTTCGGGAAGCCCGCGGCTCGTTGA
- a CDS encoding alanyl-tRNA editing protein, protein MPTRVLYMETRKGQEPDPCYLREFDATVTERGPDYVVLDQTAFYAEGGGQPDDHGILRWSGGEANVLRVTKEKGVVKHHVDRMPAADSVHGVIDWDRRYKHMRMHTSQHIMSGLVFRIYAARTVGNQIHADFSRVDFQPANFTAQDLQRIEDECNRVAEAAMDVRIFEEDRVAVANRVEDRALLDLIPQSIRRLRIIEVGSADYCPCGGTHLKNTKEIGRVHVLEKRSKGKETDRISYDLRPA, encoded by the coding sequence ATGCCCACCCGCGTCCTGTACATGGAGACCCGGAAGGGCCAGGAGCCGGACCCCTGCTATCTGCGCGAGTTCGACGCGACGGTCACGGAACGGGGTCCCGACTACGTGGTCCTCGACCAGACCGCGTTCTACGCGGAAGGAGGCGGTCAGCCGGACGATCACGGCATCCTGCGGTGGTCCGGCGGTGAAGCCAATGTCCTCCGGGTCACGAAGGAGAAGGGGGTCGTGAAGCACCATGTGGACCGGATGCCCGCGGCCGACTCGGTGCACGGGGTCATCGATTGGGATCGGCGGTACAAGCACATGCGGATGCACACGTCCCAGCACATCATGTCCGGGCTCGTGTTCCGCATCTACGCGGCGCGGACCGTGGGCAACCAGATCCACGCGGACTTCAGCCGGGTCGACTTCCAACCCGCGAACTTCACGGCGCAGGACCTCCAGCGGATCGAGGACGAGTGCAACCGGGTCGCCGAGGCCGCCATGGACGTGCGGATCTTCGAGGAGGACCGGGTCGCCGTGGCGAACCGCGTCGAGGACCGGGCCCTGCTCGACCTAATCCCCCAGAGCATCCGCCGGCTCCGGATCATCGAGGTCGGGAGCGCGGACTACTGTCCCTGCGGCGGTACCCACCTCAAGAACACCAAGGAGATCGGCCGCGTGCACGTGTTGGAGAAGCGATCCAAGGGCAAGGAGACGGACCGCATCTCCTACGACCTCCGGCCCGCCTGA